One Amycolatopsis sp. NBC_00355 genomic window carries:
- the gvpO gene encoding gas vesicle protein GvpO — protein MTVPSSGTSDFPQNPPPEPTPAVPPTTSALTAARAIRAATEVFVAITGRQPDGVTGARQTAERGWSVLIDVVELERIPATTSVIGTYRVDVDSAGELVSYERIRRFTRGTTDL, from the coding sequence ATGACTGTGCCATCATCGGGAACCTCGGATTTCCCGCAGAACCCGCCTCCGGAACCCACGCCCGCTGTTCCCCCGACGACGTCCGCGTTGACCGCTGCTCGTGCTATCCGTGCTGCCACAGAGGTTTTCGTGGCGATCACCGGCCGGCAGCCGGACGGCGTGACAGGAGCGCGCCAGACCGCCGAGCGAGGCTGGTCCGTGCTCATCGACGTCGTCGAGCTGGAACGAATACCCGCTACCACGAGCGTCATCGGCACCTACCGGGTCGATGTCGACAGCGCCGGCGAACTCGTCTCCTACGAGCGAATTCGCCGTTTTACCCGCGGCACCACCGATCTGTAG
- a CDS encoding PA14 domain-containing protein, producing MLRLSRPVHLVRWVRALVLVLTMTLLVGSTEAIAAPPRLTDAPKPIDPRDVGLLPSAAPTPVAPQAPSKADFAAQSRLDGGSGTHFDPQRSTPVSRTTFTTEYVNADGTHSVRQSNQPMNVQDERGQWQPVQTTLETDPATKRADADNHPLSPSLATKANDAAVLQVESGGHTAGLALDQAAPTTAAVNGDSVTYPEVAVGTDLDYEVTPGAVKETIKLKRPPADGRSSWKFKLTTGDLTPKLEKNGSVTLADKAGAAKIVLPPIETWDSAGNGETAPAMTGGVYMLEKAGSDWWLTVAVDPNWLRDPQRVYPVSVDPTFTYGVTESHSYRSDGTNCDACGLRIGNSQAKGDTYNRSVFHMDYSPLFGKTVVGARMDLTRNTSVVGSLKTWNANLYHASAFNFNGVGGYMTSALVGDVGSFVGEGMTGFIRERVNARDGNVFFMMIGAENAGTWTYKNLNATLTVDTGSPAPAPTLVGPADGTVSTSLTPTLSVNPVTDPDGEQVKYCFRIATGADAKSGVVVESGCLTTPTWTVPAGILQDGVAYTWQAMTYSGTTTITPTWVGHFKIDQRIGEHGPSPTDDAGPVTVNLANGNVSTDEQTPSFTTVGGNAGLSFGYNSQQVENKGLKASYFVDLSHNGLISDAQQPVLVRTEPQVNVDWGTDSPFVPALPADWFVARWEGFFQAPVTGTYQFAGVHDDGAVVWINGGKVYDVGSPSDLNWTQATSVSLTAGQRVPIKVESAEVTGPARMRLFVRTADNTTVAPQIVPADWLYTSDLPVLPQGWTLSADLDGDGSSYTEAKVTDQNIVLTDATGAKHTWTKKSTGGYTPPADEDGVLALDAAGKVTLTDGGDLFVFRSDGKLESQSASTDSRKPAALQYVYDGAPSRLREIKDPVSGRSHVLHYNRAGDDCYGGVTPPPGAQTLPPSQMLCRVSYWDGTETRLWYVNGRLGRIEDPGSENSDYGYNAAGLLAGVRSSLANDWIAADPANRKVNEGDLTTNITYDTGAKPKVTNVSSAVAAIGKPREGNGYRYDPANRTTYVDTAGLSPAVGFSGKVTYDDADRTLSTTDSAGRVSAQEWGPKDLSLSTTDPAGRKTTTVYDYADRPVDSYGPAPASCFAGQLPSGTCPGGMAHGHNAYDEGINGLAVSWYDNDKLSGAPKTYTTGLGTADGSLVKNWNSDAPGSGLPADHFSLRATGDIVFPAAGDYTLRLLADDGVRVWVDDQLVVDDWINTTAKWRQGVVHADAAGQAKRIRIDYYEFDLSAQLELHWTTPSGTQQPVPGTQLRPRYGLKTSTTASESDGVADKVGVTKFGENGLDPAYGLATSGQADPSGLKVAGSVSYEPPGTGYLRKTGKTMATGAKTVYGYYGDAESHVNPCDPGGAAVNQGGMPKLITSTAPAAGPARIDEQVYDASGRVVAEASSGAWTCTSYDSRDRPLQEKVPASKDAPARTVTHDYAVGGDPLTSSISDDKGTVTTVSDLLGRVVAYTDVNGVRTGTSYDQVGRIASSTVTPPDPADPPRTVSFTYDDAGRVLTEKLGEQVLASVGYDNAGELASVTYGNGTSLASITKDNGARLLSLGWKTSDGKDVVSKVGRTSAGTIVDESLAGTDARPNAPNYVYDGLGRLAEAYVAGHHYTYDFTSSASATCPTGTQANAGLNTNRMRLLDETAAGTAETRYCYDAADRLLATEGATALAGFTYDSDGNTTGWTAADGSTTTLGWDGSGRNIGAKTTGANPADVAYTRDATNRIVRRDPRDCDNNTVVRYGYTGDGDSADLTLNAGGRLTTLSLTLPGGLLYTSKVGSDGAFTPSFDHPSVRGDLVLSTDSAGHQVGNLRTFDPYGQPLAPSGAVDTQNVPDNSPGSMDYGWLGQYQRPYEHTGALSLVQMGARPYSPLLGRFLSVDPVEGGSANDYDYVAGDPVNALDLDGNSWFSSIVSVVTKVAEVVSNIPGPIGAVASGVAAVGNAIQGNWGAAAMYAFGAITAGVGALAVGAYKAVKFARGVGSVLKAAKRSRGFVYKGVHASVRQSRVAGRIWVGRGATKTVTKRGSVRWVSKSGHRQYRSPENKGRRGWQSNFESGRVKGKYTNNYHVRH from the coding sequence GTGCTGCGTTTGTCGCGTCCTGTCCATCTGGTCCGCTGGGTCAGGGCACTCGTGCTCGTCCTGACGATGACCCTGCTCGTCGGCAGCACCGAAGCCATCGCGGCACCGCCGCGGCTTACGGACGCGCCCAAGCCGATCGACCCGCGTGACGTCGGTTTACTGCCGTCGGCCGCGCCCACGCCGGTGGCGCCGCAGGCGCCGTCGAAGGCGGATTTCGCGGCGCAAAGCCGGTTGGACGGGGGATCGGGCACGCACTTCGACCCGCAGCGCTCGACGCCGGTGTCGCGGACGACGTTCACCACCGAGTACGTCAACGCCGACGGCACGCACTCGGTGCGGCAGTCGAACCAGCCGATGAACGTGCAGGACGAGCGCGGCCAGTGGCAGCCGGTCCAGACCACCCTCGAAACGGACCCGGCGACCAAGCGCGCCGACGCCGACAACCACCCGCTCAGCCCATCCCTGGCTACCAAGGCCAACGACGCCGCCGTGTTGCAGGTCGAGTCCGGCGGCCACACCGCCGGCCTGGCTCTGGACCAGGCCGCCCCGACCACGGCCGCGGTGAACGGCGACTCGGTCACCTACCCCGAGGTCGCCGTCGGTACGGACCTGGACTACGAGGTCACGCCGGGCGCGGTGAAGGAGACGATCAAGCTCAAGCGGCCGCCGGCCGACGGGCGGTCGTCGTGGAAGTTCAAGCTCACCACCGGTGATCTGACGCCGAAGCTGGAGAAGAACGGGTCCGTCACCCTGGCCGACAAGGCCGGCGCGGCGAAGATCGTGCTCCCGCCGATCGAGACGTGGGATTCCGCGGGCAACGGCGAGACCGCGCCCGCGATGACCGGCGGCGTGTACATGCTGGAGAAGGCCGGTTCGGACTGGTGGCTGACCGTCGCGGTCGACCCGAACTGGCTGCGTGACCCCCAGCGCGTGTACCCGGTGTCGGTCGACCCGACGTTCACCTACGGCGTCACCGAGTCGCACTCCTACCGCTCCGACGGCACGAACTGCGACGCCTGCGGTCTGCGGATCGGCAACAGTCAGGCCAAGGGCGACACGTATAACCGCAGCGTCTTCCACATGGACTACTCGCCGTTGTTCGGCAAGACCGTGGTCGGTGCGCGGATGGACCTGACCCGCAACACCAGCGTCGTCGGGTCGCTGAAGACGTGGAACGCGAACCTATACCACGCGTCAGCGTTCAACTTCAACGGCGTCGGCGGCTACATGACCAGCGCCCTGGTCGGCGACGTCGGCAGCTTCGTCGGCGAAGGCATGACCGGGTTCATCCGCGAGCGGGTCAACGCCCGCGACGGCAACGTGTTCTTCATGATGATCGGCGCGGAGAACGCCGGCACGTGGACGTACAAGAACCTCAACGCCACGCTCACGGTGGACACCGGTTCCCCGGCCCCGGCACCCACGCTGGTCGGCCCGGCGGACGGCACGGTGTCGACGTCGCTGACTCCGACGTTGTCGGTCAACCCGGTGACCGACCCGGATGGCGAGCAGGTCAAGTACTGCTTCCGCATCGCCACCGGCGCGGACGCCAAGTCCGGTGTCGTGGTCGAGTCCGGCTGCCTGACGACGCCGACGTGGACGGTCCCGGCAGGGATTCTGCAGGACGGCGTCGCCTACACGTGGCAGGCGATGACCTACAGCGGCACCACGACGATCACCCCGACCTGGGTCGGTCACTTCAAGATCGACCAGCGGATCGGCGAACACGGCCCGTCACCCACTGACGACGCCGGCCCGGTCACGGTCAATCTGGCCAACGGCAACGTCTCCACCGACGAGCAGACCCCGTCGTTCACGACCGTCGGCGGTAACGCCGGCCTGAGCTTCGGGTACAACTCACAGCAGGTGGAGAACAAGGGGCTCAAGGCGTCCTACTTCGTTGACCTGTCGCACAACGGCCTGATCAGCGACGCGCAGCAGCCGGTGCTGGTGCGCACCGAGCCGCAGGTGAACGTCGACTGGGGGACCGACTCGCCGTTCGTGCCGGCGTTACCCGCGGACTGGTTCGTCGCCCGCTGGGAAGGCTTCTTCCAAGCCCCGGTCACCGGGACCTACCAGTTCGCCGGGGTCCACGACGACGGTGCCGTGGTCTGGATCAACGGCGGCAAGGTCTACGACGTCGGCTCCCCGAGCGACCTGAATTGGACCCAGGCCACCAGCGTCTCGCTGACCGCGGGGCAGCGGGTGCCGATCAAGGTCGAGAGCGCCGAGGTCACCGGCCCAGCCAGGATGCGGTTGTTCGTCCGCACGGCCGACAACACGACGGTCGCGCCGCAGATCGTCCCGGCCGATTGGTTGTACACGTCGGACTTGCCCGTGTTGCCGCAGGGCTGGACACTCTCCGCGGACCTTGACGGTGACGGCTCGAGCTACACCGAGGCCAAGGTCACCGACCAGAACATCGTGCTGACCGACGCGACAGGTGCCAAGCACACCTGGACCAAGAAGAGCACCGGCGGTTACACACCACCCGCGGACGAAGACGGGGTCCTAGCGCTCGACGCGGCTGGCAAGGTCACCTTGACCGACGGCGGCGACCTGTTCGTCTTCCGGAGCGATGGCAAGCTCGAGAGCCAGTCCGCCAGCACCGATTCGCGGAAGCCCGCGGCACTGCAGTACGTCTACGACGGCGCTCCGTCGCGGCTGCGCGAAATCAAGGATCCAGTCTCCGGCCGCTCGCACGTCTTGCACTACAACCGTGCCGGCGACGACTGCTACGGCGGCGTCACCCCGCCACCGGGTGCCCAGACGCTGCCGCCGTCACAGATGCTGTGCCGCGTCAGTTACTGGGACGGCACCGAAACCAGGCTCTGGTACGTCAACGGCCGACTCGGCCGGATCGAAGACCCGGGCTCGGAGAACAGCGACTACGGCTACAACGCGGCAGGCCTGCTCGCCGGCGTGCGGTCGAGCCTGGCCAACGACTGGATCGCCGCGGACCCGGCCAACCGCAAGGTCAACGAAGGCGACCTCACCACGAACATCACCTACGACACCGGCGCCAAGCCGAAGGTGACCAACGTCAGCTCGGCGGTCGCTGCGATCGGCAAGCCCCGCGAAGGCAACGGCTACCGCTACGACCCGGCCAACCGCACGACCTACGTCGACACCGCGGGGTTGTCACCGGCCGTTGGTTTCTCCGGCAAAGTCACCTACGACGACGCCGATCGCACGCTGTCCACAACAGATAGCGCGGGTCGTGTCTCCGCGCAGGAGTGGGGGCCCAAGGACCTGTCGTTGTCCACGACGGATCCGGCGGGTCGCAAAACCACGACCGTGTACGACTACGCCGACCGTCCGGTCGACTCCTACGGCCCGGCGCCCGCTTCCTGTTTCGCCGGGCAGCTGCCGAGCGGGACATGCCCCGGCGGCATGGCGCACGGGCACAACGCCTACGACGAGGGCATCAACGGCCTGGCCGTGTCGTGGTACGACAACGACAAGCTCTCCGGCGCGCCGAAGACCTACACCACGGGACTCGGCACGGCCGACGGCTCGCTGGTGAAGAACTGGAACAGCGACGCGCCGGGCAGTGGCCTGCCTGCGGACCACTTCTCGCTGCGCGCGACCGGCGACATCGTCTTCCCTGCGGCCGGGGACTACACCTTGCGGCTGCTCGCCGACGATGGGGTGCGGGTCTGGGTCGACGATCAGCTGGTCGTCGACGATTGGATCAACACCACGGCGAAGTGGCGTCAGGGCGTCGTGCACGCCGACGCCGCCGGGCAGGCGAAGCGGATCCGGATCGACTACTACGAGTTCGACCTCTCCGCCCAGCTGGAGTTGCACTGGACGACCCCGTCCGGCACCCAGCAGCCCGTGCCCGGCACACAGCTGCGGCCGCGGTACGGTCTGAAGACCTCGACTACGGCGTCGGAGTCCGATGGCGTCGCGGACAAGGTCGGCGTCACCAAGTTCGGCGAGAACGGCCTCGATCCGGCCTATGGCCTCGCGACATCGGGACAAGCCGACCCGAGCGGGCTGAAGGTTGCCGGATCGGTGTCGTACGAGCCCCCCGGGACGGGCTACCTACGCAAGACCGGCAAGACCATGGCGACCGGCGCCAAGACCGTGTACGGCTACTACGGCGACGCCGAAAGCCATGTCAACCCGTGTGATCCCGGCGGTGCTGCGGTCAACCAGGGCGGGATGCCGAAGCTGATCACGTCCACCGCGCCCGCCGCCGGCCCGGCCCGGATCGACGAGCAGGTCTACGACGCGTCTGGACGGGTGGTCGCCGAGGCGAGCAGTGGCGCCTGGACGTGCACCAGTTACGACAGCCGTGACCGGCCCCTGCAAGAGAAGGTGCCTGCGAGCAAGGACGCGCCGGCTAGAACCGTGACGCACGACTACGCGGTCGGTGGTGACCCGCTCACGTCGTCGATCAGCGACGACAAGGGCACTGTCACCACGGTGAGCGACCTGCTCGGCCGAGTCGTCGCCTACACCGACGTAAACGGTGTGCGCACCGGCACGAGCTACGACCAGGTCGGGCGGATCGCGTCGTCGACGGTGACGCCGCCGGACCCGGCGGATCCGCCGCGCACCGTGTCGTTCACCTACGACGACGCTGGCCGGGTGCTCACCGAGAAACTCGGCGAGCAGGTCCTCGCGTCGGTCGGCTACGACAACGCGGGCGAGCTCGCGTCGGTGACCTATGGCAACGGCACCTCGCTGGCGTCCATCACGAAGGACAACGGCGCCCGGCTGCTCTCGCTGGGCTGGAAGACGAGCGACGGAAAGGACGTCGTCTCCAAGGTCGGCCGCACGTCGGCGGGCACGATAGTCGACGAGTCCCTCGCCGGGACCGACGCTCGGCCGAACGCGCCGAACTACGTCTACGACGGGCTTGGCCGATTGGCCGAGGCCTATGTAGCGGGCCACCATTACACGTACGACTTCACCTCGAGCGCTTCGGCCACGTGCCCGACTGGGACCCAGGCGAACGCCGGGCTGAACACCAACCGGATGCGACTGCTGGACGAAACTGCCGCCGGAACGGCCGAAACCCGCTACTGCTACGACGCGGCGGACCGGCTGCTGGCCACCGAAGGCGCTACGGCGCTGGCCGGGTTCACCTACGACTCGGACGGCAACACCACGGGCTGGACCGCGGCCGACGGCAGCACGACGACACTTGGGTGGGACGGGTCCGGCCGCAACATCGGCGCGAAGACCACCGGGGCGAACCCGGCCGACGTCGCCTACACCCGCGACGCGACCAACCGCATCGTCCGGCGCGATCCGCGAGACTGCGACAACAACACCGTCGTGCGCTACGGCTACACCGGCGACGGGGACAGCGCTGACCTCACCCTGAACGCGGGCGGCCGGCTCACCACGCTCTCGCTGACGCTCCCGGGCGGGCTGCTGTACACGTCGAAGGTCGGCTCGGACGGGGCGTTCACGCCGTCGTTCGACCACCCGTCGGTGCGTGGCGACCTGGTGCTGTCCACGGACTCGGCCGGACACCAGGTCGGGAACCTGCGCACGTTCGACCCGTACGGCCAGCCGCTGGCCCCTTCGGGCGCGGTCGACACCCAGAACGTGCCGGACAACTCGCCGGGTTCGATGGACTACGGCTGGCTCGGCCAGTACCAGCGGCCCTACGAGCACACCGGCGCGCTGTCACTGGTCCAGATGGGCGCCCGCCCGTACAGCCCCCTGCTGGGCCGGTTCCTCTCGGTCGACCCGGTCGAGGGGGGTTCCGCCAACGACTACGACTACGTGGCCGGCGATCCCGTCAACGCGTTGGACCTCGACGGCAACTCGTGGTTCAGTTCGATCGTTTCCGTGGTCACCAAGGTCGCTGAAGTCGTCTCCAATATCCCGGGCCCGATCGGCGCGGTGGCCAGTGGCGTGGCTGCCGTGGGCAATGCCATCCAGGGCAACTGGGGCGCGGCCGCGATGTACGCCTTCGGAGCGATCACAGCCGGCGTTGGCGCACTGGCCGTCGGCGCTTATAAAGCCGTTAAATTCGCTCGGGGAGTCGGATCCGTTCTCAAGGCCGCGAAGCGGTCACGTGGGTTCGTGTACAAGGGTGTCCATGCGAGCGTCCGCCAATCCAGGGTTGCAGGCCGCATCTGGGTCGGTCGCGGCGCCACCAAGACTGTCACCAAACGGGGAAGCGTCCGCTGGGTTTCCAAGAGTGGTCACCGGCAGTACCGGTCACCGGAGAACAAGGGCAGGCGAGGCTGGCAGTCGAACTTCGAGTCCGGCCGAGTCAAGGGCAAGTACACCAACAACTATCATGTGCGGCACTGA
- a CDS encoding oxygenase MpaB family protein, which produces MTEIHGTPRPIPLEELKFLGDPLADAVVAELVASGTTVAVNEVLAQFRDNDQPIPDTLPESVRRFLIATDNPPDWADLDRVASAYEFFVDDGVHVASVLSFGAMVNCYAQPRASRVLSLTHRLNQPHRRLSETSQFVLNMMGPAPFGSGGGFVPTIQKTRLIHAAVRYFITHSGEWDVAADGVPLCQQDILGALLIFSVQVIDGMRRIGISVTEREAENYYYVWRVTGAMLGIPADAIPETLAEAQALNAELVEATYGPSDEGIELTRNLLDLYEHMIPGKAFDGVAAAVVRQVVTPQVADWLEVPRARGWSRAVGAGARLMRVLERAEDRSRLATAVLDKAGSLLLGGSVRTLTDGQPTALTIPAGLREKWLAAGVCPAAPGEPAPARGGRTSTTK; this is translated from the coding sequence GTGACAGAGATCCACGGGACGCCGAGACCGATCCCGCTCGAAGAATTGAAGTTTCTGGGCGACCCACTCGCCGACGCAGTGGTCGCCGAACTGGTCGCCAGCGGGACGACCGTCGCGGTCAACGAAGTCCTGGCGCAGTTCCGGGACAACGACCAGCCCATCCCCGACACCCTGCCGGAATCGGTGCGCCGCTTCCTCATCGCCACAGACAATCCGCCGGACTGGGCCGACCTCGACCGGGTCGCGAGCGCCTACGAGTTCTTCGTCGACGACGGCGTGCACGTCGCGTCGGTACTCTCGTTCGGGGCGATGGTGAACTGCTACGCCCAGCCGCGGGCGTCGCGCGTGCTGTCGCTGACCCACCGGCTCAACCAGCCGCACCGCCGGCTGTCGGAAACTTCGCAGTTCGTGCTGAACATGATGGGTCCCGCCCCGTTCGGTTCGGGCGGCGGGTTCGTGCCCACGATCCAGAAGACCCGGCTCATCCACGCCGCCGTGCGCTACTTCATCACCCACTCCGGCGAATGGGACGTCGCCGCCGACGGGGTTCCCCTGTGCCAGCAGGACATACTCGGTGCGCTGCTCATCTTCTCGGTCCAGGTCATCGACGGCATGCGCCGGATCGGGATCTCCGTGACCGAGCGGGAAGCCGAGAACTACTACTACGTCTGGCGCGTGACCGGCGCGATGCTCGGCATCCCGGCCGACGCGATACCCGAGACGCTGGCCGAGGCGCAGGCGTTGAACGCCGAACTCGTCGAGGCGACCTACGGGCCGTCGGACGAAGGAATCGAGCTCACCCGCAACCTCCTCGACCTCTACGAGCACATGATTCCCGGCAAGGCGTTCGACGGCGTGGCCGCCGCGGTCGTCCGCCAGGTCGTCACCCCGCAGGTCGCCGACTGGCTCGAGGTGCCGCGCGCACGGGGCTGGAGCCGGGCGGTCGGCGCGGGCGCGCGGCTGATGCGGGTGCTGGAACGAGCGGAGGACCGCAGCCGCCTGGCCACTGCGGTCCTCGACAAGGCGGGCAGTCTGCTGCTGGGCGGGAGCGTCCGCACGCTCACCGACGGGCAGCCGACCGCGTTGACCATCCCGGCCGGTCTGCGTGAGAAGTGGCTCGCCGCCGGCGTCTGCCCCGCGGCACCGGGTGAACCCGCGCCGGCGCGCGGAGGGCGGACGTCGACCACGAAGTAG
- a CDS encoding alpha/beta fold hydrolase: MLLLHGWSWSLDVNYFGVMPRLVADRVGFLGYDQRGHGRGLPADRPFEIEDLAADALALLDLLGIGKVIVCGYSLGGPVGLHLALSCPDRVAGLVLAATALNYRQTLRDRTVWRVLTAATPLARLGLGASMSARYFGLSRRTSPDLAAMWPWLLGELARTPVSGVLATGRAVSRYDLRHRVAGLRRTPAAIVITTHDTVCPPRSQRQLADQLEARPLELPADHDAPVVHPAEFAAAVMAGITDVRSRAPK; the protein is encoded by the coding sequence GTGCTCCTGCTGCACGGCTGGTCGTGGTCATTGGACGTCAACTACTTCGGCGTGATGCCCCGTCTCGTCGCGGACCGAGTCGGATTCTTGGGCTACGACCAGCGAGGACACGGGAGAGGACTTCCCGCCGACCGCCCGTTCGAAATCGAGGACCTTGCCGCAGACGCTTTGGCGCTGCTCGATCTGCTCGGCATCGGCAAGGTCATCGTGTGCGGGTACTCCCTGGGCGGCCCTGTCGGCCTCCACCTCGCACTCTCCTGTCCGGACCGGGTCGCCGGGCTGGTCCTGGCCGCGACCGCGTTGAACTACCGCCAGACTCTCCGCGACCGAACGGTGTGGCGCGTGCTCACTGCCGCGACACCACTGGCCCGCCTCGGTCTCGGCGCTTCGATGTCCGCCCGCTACTTCGGCCTGAGCCGACGGACGTCACCGGATCTCGCGGCGATGTGGCCGTGGCTGCTCGGCGAGCTGGCCCGCACCCCGGTCAGCGGAGTTCTCGCCACCGGGCGCGCGGTCAGCCGATACGATCTGCGCCACCGGGTGGCCGGACTCCGCCGGACACCCGCGGCAATCGTGATCACGACTCATGACACGGTCTGTCCCCCGCGCTCACAGCGGCAGCTCGCCGACCAGCTCGAAGCCCGGCCACTGGAACTGCCGGCCGACCACGACGCTCCCGTGGTGCATCCCGCAGAGTTCGCCGCGGCCGTCATGGCCGGGATCACCGACGTCCGATCACGGGCACCGAAATGA
- a CDS encoding DUF2079 domain-containing protein, whose product MQEPNDRRLRCLPVPPSPGRSHPFCRRSMTQPALADAHEPDVTAPIPRIAAPVRARASWRPGVVAWWLFSAVPVGLALLAAVRAPRMHVLLDYWHVFAKITDDNGSLLLGQVFTYHLDQPFVVPSLLFYADAAWFGGDNRVLTVLTIALLVAAVLALRSMLPRQLSPTARGALTAAMTWLLFSSHATELWLQSTNGISWVPAVTFCTVAIACAHRGRIAIASGAAVLGCLSFGAALPIWFVIAFILWLRKESRLRVVIPAVAGVVIIAAWWLTKPAGAQSGATAAFDPDGRLSVIAAAVGGLWSVDVAVVAVIAGGLTITLLAVLFSRTLDNRRHRTVDGDAGWLGLTLYAFALALMLALGRTTTNVPGGNVGLISRYVLVAALATIALVVLAAAHRPQWSRRYLVVGVVALSLITHAIGGGKADQVRRSYAPLNLAAIALRVDAPAALEGLHIQRAAAPAARALQAYPFNNAFTLGCHGPELGSHLDLATAQPLTDKGPGTAHGALDAPATDPGAITTGWVSINGTPPDCVLITDQTGTVTGGGISGLPLTAGQTATAAPGATGWQATAGPTSGLLAVLAVQDGHLYRIS is encoded by the coding sequence TTGCAGGAGCCGAATGACCGCCGGTTACGATGCCTGCCGGTCCCGCCGTCGCCGGGCCGCAGCCATCCGTTCTGCAGGAGATCCATGACTCAGCCAGCGCTCGCCGACGCCCACGAGCCGGACGTCACCGCGCCGATCCCGCGCATCGCCGCACCGGTCCGCGCCCGCGCGTCGTGGCGGCCGGGCGTCGTCGCGTGGTGGCTGTTCTCGGCCGTACCGGTCGGCCTGGCGTTGTTGGCCGCGGTGCGCGCGCCGCGGATGCACGTGCTGCTCGACTACTGGCACGTCTTCGCCAAGATCACCGACGACAACGGCAGCCTCCTGCTCGGTCAGGTGTTCACGTATCACCTCGACCAGCCGTTCGTGGTGCCGTCGCTGCTGTTCTACGCGGATGCGGCGTGGTTCGGCGGCGACAACCGCGTCCTGACGGTCCTGACGATCGCCCTGCTCGTCGCCGCCGTGCTGGCACTGCGGTCGATGCTGCCGCGGCAGCTCTCCCCGACAGCCCGGGGCGCGTTGACCGCGGCCATGACGTGGCTGCTGTTCAGCTCCCACGCGACCGAGTTGTGGTTGCAGAGCACGAACGGCATCAGCTGGGTCCCCGCGGTGACGTTCTGCACGGTCGCGATCGCCTGTGCCCACCGCGGCCGCATCGCTATCGCTTCGGGTGCGGCGGTTCTCGGGTGCCTCAGCTTCGGTGCGGCATTGCCGATCTGGTTCGTGATCGCCTTCATCCTTTGGCTGCGCAAGGAATCCCGGCTTCGCGTCGTGATCCCCGCCGTGGCAGGCGTCGTCATCATCGCGGCGTGGTGGCTGACCAAACCCGCCGGGGCGCAGTCGGGCGCGACGGCCGCTTTCGACCCGGACGGACGTTTGTCGGTCATCGCCGCCGCCGTCGGCGGTTTGTGGTCGGTCGACGTCGCCGTCGTCGCGGTCATCGCCGGCGGGCTCACGATCACCCTGCTCGCTGTGCTGTTCAGCCGGACGCTCGACAACCGCCGTCACCGCACGGTGGACGGCGACGCGGGTTGGCTCGGCTTGACGCTCTACGCGTTCGCCTTGGCACTGATGCTCGCACTCGGACGGACCACCACCAATGTCCCCGGCGGCAACGTCGGGCTCATCAGCCGCTACGTCCTCGTCGCCGCGCTGGCGACGATCGCCCTCGTCGTGCTGGCCGCTGCGCACCGTCCACAGTGGTCGCGCCGTTATCTCGTGGTCGGTGTCGTCGCGCTGTCCTTGATCACGCACGCGATCGGCGGAGGCAAAGCGGACCAGGTCCGCCGCAGCTACGCTCCACTCAATCTCGCCGCGATCGCCCTACGCGTCGACGCCCCGGCAGCACTGGAGGGTCTGCACATTCAGCGCGCGGCTGCTCCTGCCGCTCGCGCGCTGCAGGCCTACCCATTCAACAACGCCTTCACCCTCGGCTGCCACGGCCCCGAACTCGGCAGCCACCTGGACCTCGCGACCGCCCAACCGCTGACCGACAAGGGCCCGGGCACAGCACACGGAGCGCTCGACGCTCCCGCCACCGACCCCGGCGCCATCACCACCGGCTGGGTCTCCATCAACGGAACCCCACCGGACTGCGTCCTCATCACCGACCAGACCGGCACAGTCACAGGGGGCGGTATCAGCGGCCTTCCGCTCACGGCCGGGCAGACCGCGACGGCCGCACCTGGCGCGACAGGCTGGCAAGCAACAGCGGGCCCTACGAGTGGCCTCCTCGCCGTGCTCGCAGTCCAGGACGGGCATCTCTATCGCATCAGCTGA